A single Candidatus Ozemobacteraceae bacterium DNA region contains:
- a CDS encoding DegT/DnrJ/EryC1/StrS family aminotransferase, producing the protein MLTLASQEEGWLPPDSPHAKAPWPHFEKDEILAAATILESGKVNQWTGHEVVAFQDEFKAFCGSRHAIALANGTVALDLAFHALGFQPGDEIVVTPRTFIASAGSAVLAGLKPVFADVDKDSQNITAETIERVLSPKTRAIITVHLAGWPCDMDPILDLAKSRGIAVIEDCAQAHGARYHGRSVGSFGTLAAFSFCQDKIMTTGGEGGMLLTDQESLWKKAWMYKDHGKNPDKVFQKSSTPGFRWVHDSFGTNWRLTELQAALGRVQLRKLPDWVEARRRHAAILQERFRKISAFRLTTPPGDTYHSYYKYYIFVRPEALKTDWNRDRIHSALLDAGVACFSGSCSEIYLEEAFAAGSLRPKERLPVARELGETSLMFLVHPTLTDDDMHATAGIVDRVISSATR; encoded by the coding sequence ATGTTGACCTTGGCGTCCCAGGAAGAAGGGTGGCTGCCCCCCGACAGTCCCCACGCCAAGGCCCCTTGGCCGCATTTCGAAAAGGACGAGATCCTGGCCGCCGCGACCATTCTCGAATCCGGCAAGGTCAACCAGTGGACAGGCCACGAGGTCGTCGCGTTTCAGGACGAGTTCAAGGCGTTCTGCGGCAGCCGGCATGCCATCGCCCTCGCAAACGGGACCGTCGCCCTCGATCTCGCGTTCCATGCGCTCGGGTTCCAACCCGGCGATGAGATCGTCGTGACGCCGCGCACGTTCATTGCCTCGGCCGGAAGTGCCGTTCTCGCAGGACTCAAGCCGGTTTTCGCCGATGTAGACAAGGACAGCCAGAACATCACCGCCGAAACGATCGAACGCGTTCTCAGCCCGAAAACCCGGGCCATCATCACGGTGCACCTGGCCGGCTGGCCCTGCGACATGGATCCCATCCTGGATCTGGCGAAGTCCCGCGGCATTGCCGTCATCGAAGATTGTGCACAGGCGCACGGTGCCCGGTATCATGGCCGTTCGGTCGGTTCCTTCGGAACTCTCGCAGCGTTCTCCTTCTGTCAGGACAAGATCATGACCACCGGCGGCGAGGGCGGCATGCTCCTCACAGACCAGGAATCGCTCTGGAAGAAAGCCTGGATGTACAAGGATCATGGCAAGAACCCGGACAAGGTTTTCCAGAAGAGCTCCACCCCAGGCTTCCGCTGGGTTCACGACTCGTTCGGAACCAACTGGCGGCTGACCGAGCTCCAGGCAGCTCTCGGCCGCGTTCAGCTGCGTAAACTTCCGGACTGGGTGGAGGCCCGCAGACGTCACGCCGCCATTCTTCAGGAGCGTTTCAGGAAGATATCCGCCTTCCGCCTCACGACGCCGCCGGGTGACACGTATCATTCCTATTACAAATACTATATTTTCGTGAGGCCGGAAGCCCTGAAGACCGACTGGAACCGCGACCGCATTCATTCGGCCCTTCTCGATGCTGGAGTGGCCTGTTTCAGTGGCAGCTGCAGCGAGATCTATCTCGAAGAGGCCTTCGCCGCAGGCAGTCTCCGGCCGAAGGAACGTCTCCCGGTCGCCCGCGAACTGGGCGAAACCAGCCTGATGTTCCTGGTCCACCCCACCCTGACCGACGACGACATGCATGCCACCGCCGGCATCGTCGACCGCGTCATCTCCAGCGCCACCCGTTAA